One genomic window of Aquisalimonas sp. 2447 includes the following:
- a CDS encoding ABC transporter substrate-binding protein, with amino-acid sequence MLKTPCGGNQMMRSLTRTASITLLSAAFIAPAAAENERVVASYLPIMQTTAFYVALEEGLFEEAGIDIEPRRFENPNQIIDSLVSDQADFGPPGAAAGITVLAESRFPGTFKVFGLQGGSIELGLDNDALIVAADSDIESFADLEGRSVGTVPGVQWRTILTHILRENGLEPGEDVQLREIAVGQQITAVASGSVDATLSLEPIGSIADNIDDVRKAENMPVAKHIADPFYSGAAVLTRTFIEERPEVARKVVEVLDEATRLANENFDEYRSVIAEYTAVTDAQAEFVAQPYLRGWTELNETDIASYQAFVDVFHQHGVLEDAMNVEDLILTEDDFE; translated from the coding sequence TTGCTCAAAACCCCTTGTGGAGGTAACCAAATGATGCGCTCTCTCACCCGTACAGCTTCGATCACGCTGCTTTCCGCCGCGTTTATTGCTCCGGCCGCCGCCGAGAACGAACGCGTTGTTGCATCCTATCTTCCCATCATGCAGACGACGGCCTTCTACGTGGCCCTGGAAGAGGGCCTTTTTGAAGAGGCCGGTATCGACATCGAGCCGCGCCGTTTCGAGAACCCCAACCAGATCATCGACTCCCTGGTCAGTGACCAGGCGGACTTCGGCCCGCCCGGGGCAGCGGCCGGCATCACCGTCCTCGCGGAGTCCCGCTTTCCCGGAACGTTCAAGGTCTTCGGTCTGCAGGGCGGCAGCATCGAACTGGGGCTCGACAACGATGCGCTCATTGTCGCGGCCGACTCCGACATTGAATCCTTCGCGGATCTGGAAGGGCGCTCCGTCGGCACCGTGCCCGGCGTTCAGTGGCGCACCATCCTGACCCACATCTTGCGCGAGAACGGACTCGAGCCCGGCGAGGACGTCCAGTTGCGCGAGATCGCCGTCGGGCAGCAGATCACCGCCGTTGCCAGCGGGTCAGTCGACGCCACGCTCTCTCTGGAACCGATCGGCTCCATCGCCGACAACATCGACGACGTGCGCAAGGCCGAGAACATGCCGGTGGCCAAGCACATCGCTGACCCCTTCTATTCCGGAGCGGCCGTTCTCACACGGACCTTCATCGAGGAACGCCCGGAAGTCGCACGAAAAGTGGTCGAGGTTCTGGACGAGGCGACACGCCTTGCCAATGAGAACTTTGACGAGTACCGCTCCGTCATCGCCGAGTACACCGCTGTGACGGATGCACAGGCCGAGTTCGTCGCCCAGCCTTACCTGCGCGGCTGGACCGAACTCAATGAAACCGACATCGCGTCATATCAGGCATTCGTCGACGTCTTCCACCAGCACGGCGTACTGGAAGATGCGATGAACGTCGAGGATCTGATCCTTACCGAGGACGACTTCGAGTAA
- a CDS encoding ABC transporter permease, with amino-acid sequence MSTATANVGHRALQALFEWRYFLIGPALVLALWSFAAGAELVSPRLLPGPGETLAQLFTSTFQGSLPTDFLATLERTLTAILLAVAIGVPLGVALGASHTVYSSVEFVVDFFRSTPATAMFPLFILIFGLNDTTHVAVAAFAACLVIIFNCAYGVMNARKTRVQAAKVMGASRWRVFKDVMLYESLPQTFVGVRTSVSLALVVIIVAEMFIGADDGLGRRIIDAQQVYDLREVYATILATGIMGYGFNGLSLAMERFIVRWKGH; translated from the coding sequence ATGAGTACCGCAACCGCCAATGTCGGCCATCGTGCGCTCCAGGCACTATTTGAATGGCGCTATTTCCTGATCGGGCCAGCACTGGTTCTCGCACTCTGGTCTTTTGCCGCCGGCGCAGAGCTCGTCAGCCCCAGACTGCTTCCCGGCCCGGGGGAAACACTAGCGCAGTTGTTTACCAGCACGTTCCAGGGTTCGTTACCAACCGACTTCCTGGCAACACTGGAGCGGACGCTGACAGCGATTCTCCTGGCCGTCGCCATCGGGGTTCCGCTTGGTGTGGCCCTCGGCGCAAGCCACACCGTCTACAGCAGCGTGGAGTTCGTGGTCGACTTCTTCCGCTCCACTCCGGCGACGGCGATGTTCCCGCTGTTCATCCTCATCTTCGGCCTGAACGACACCACGCACGTTGCCGTTGCCGCATTCGCGGCATGCCTGGTGATCATCTTCAACTGCGCGTACGGGGTCATGAACGCCCGCAAGACCCGCGTGCAGGCCGCAAAAGTCATGGGCGCCTCCCGGTGGCGCGTATTCAAGGACGTGATGCTCTACGAGTCGCTGCCGCAGACGTTTGTCGGGGTACGTACTTCGGTCTCGCTGGCGCTCGTGGTGATCATCGTCGCCGAGATGTTCATAGGCGCGGACGACGGCCTTGGCCGCCGGATCATCGACGCCCAGCAGGTGTACGACCTGCGAGAGGTCTACGCCACGATCCTCGCCACCGGAATCATGGGGTACGGCTTCAACGGCCTGTCCCTCGCCATGGAACGGTTCATCGTCCGCTGGAAGGGCCACTAA
- a CDS encoding ABC transporter ATP-binding protein produces the protein MSAVEPIIPDRDSPAPPENGKPDFTPRNEDTHVLIRGLSKRFGSATLYSNFDIDFRRGHITTIFGPNGCGKSTLINMVAGLLPMDAGAVRFDGKVLAETTIGYVFQNYRDALFPWMTARQNIEYPLRILRQSKADRARRVKELVEALEISFDLHLHPYNLSGGQQQLVSIMRALAPKPEVLFLDEPFSALDYEMTLFIRDRLQRICSQTGITMIVVSHDLEEAVYLADEVLLLTKPPTRVAAVVPVEATRPRDDNTLSDPAFIKTKSDCLKIFQQEVRK, from the coding sequence ATGAGCGCTGTAGAACCCATCATCCCGGACCGAGATTCGCCCGCTCCCCCCGAAAACGGGAAGCCGGACTTCACCCCCCGGAACGAAGACACCCACGTATTGATTCGGGGTCTCTCGAAGCGCTTCGGAAGCGCAACCCTGTACTCGAACTTCGACATCGACTTCCGGCGCGGCCACATCACCACGATCTTCGGCCCCAACGGCTGCGGCAAGTCCACGTTGATCAACATGGTGGCCGGCTTGCTGCCGATGGATGCTGGCGCTGTTCGCTTCGACGGCAAAGTGCTGGCCGAGACCACGATCGGCTACGTGTTTCAGAACTACAGGGACGCTCTGTTTCCCTGGATGACGGCGCGCCAGAACATCGAATATCCGTTGCGGATCCTGCGCCAGAGCAAGGCAGATCGGGCACGACGGGTGAAGGAACTCGTCGAGGCGCTGGAGATTTCCTTCGACCTCCACCTGCACCCTTACAACCTCTCCGGCGGGCAACAGCAGCTGGTCTCCATCATGCGGGCGCTGGCCCCGAAACCGGAGGTGCTGTTCCTCGATGAGCCGTTCTCGGCCCTGGACTACGAGATGACCCTCTTCATCCGGGATCGCCTCCAGCGAATCTGCTCGCAGACGGGCATCACGATGATTGTCGTCTCACATGACCTGGAAGAAGCCGTCTACCTCGCCGACGAAGTACTGCTGCTGACGAAGCCACCGACACGTGTCGCCGCCGTCGTCCCCGTGGAAGCGACGCGCCCCCGGGACGACAACACCCTCTCTGATCCGGCGTTCATCAAAACCAAGTCGGACTGCTTGAAGATCTTCCAGCAGGAGGTGCGGAAATGA
- a CDS encoding GntR family transcriptional regulator, translated as MGANASDETSDGQVPRANASRIKASDRVYDTIKSELYLDLKPGDRLTEQAVSTRFGVSRIPVREALQRLVQQGYLQAHLRNGYTVKEISSRTYKELMDARVVLEGHAVRVLANNQSRHAQEALTRLASVWSEPDRALSSHELNALNRTFHQTLVDLAGNRELARLEQGTLERIEVAQRLDFTQPQRINETYREHGEILEALLNGDTEKALKTLEEHIRSSARAVTSIIDPSTPDD; from the coding sequence ATGGGCGCCAATGCTTCAGATGAGACCTCCGATGGCCAAGTTCCGAGGGCTAACGCTTCTAGGATCAAAGCAAGTGACCGTGTTTACGACACCATCAAGAGCGAACTCTATCTCGACCTGAAACCAGGCGACCGTCTGACGGAGCAAGCCGTCTCTACCCGGTTCGGCGTCAGCCGCATTCCCGTACGAGAGGCTCTGCAGCGCCTGGTTCAGCAGGGCTATCTGCAGGCTCACCTGCGGAATGGTTATACGGTCAAAGAGATCAGTTCTCGCACCTACAAGGAACTCATGGACGCGCGGGTCGTCCTGGAAGGTCATGCGGTGCGAGTGCTCGCGAACAACCAGAGCCGCCATGCCCAGGAAGCGCTGACGCGCCTCGCTTCCGTGTGGAGCGAACCGGACCGCGCACTATCCAGCCATGAGCTGAACGCGCTCAACCGCACCTTTCACCAGACCCTGGTCGACCTGGCAGGCAATCGTGAACTTGCGCGGCTGGAGCAAGGAACCCTGGAGCGTATCGAGGTCGCACAGCGACTGGATTTCACGCAGCCCCAGCGCATCAATGAGACCTACCGCGAGCACGGCGAGATCCTGGAGGCGCTGCTCAACGGAGACACGGAAAAAGCGCTGAAGACCCTGGAAGAACACATCCGCAGTAGTGCTCGAGCCGTCACCTCCATCATCGATCCATCCACTCCCGACGACTGA
- a CDS encoding HupE/UreJ family protein, translating to MSYKTVFPLYAYAALALINVIFPRAVFAHHPMGGAAPGTAWQGFASGIAHPIIGLDHLAFVIAIGFFCALCRVRNIGFPVALISASVLGSLVRWNEISIFYGELFVAVSVLVAGVFLLLRTRKMIAFSGIATIGALFHGFAYGEAVIGAESTHVIAYLFGLSLIQITIALTVYGLADRLIKMHRKDNNSIWVTSGAGVSLVGMAHLALLIAA from the coding sequence ATGAGCTACAAAACGGTCTTTCCATTGTATGCATATGCTGCACTTGCCTTAATCAATGTAATTTTTCCCCGTGCTGTCTTTGCGCATCATCCAATGGGGGGTGCGGCCCCAGGCACGGCGTGGCAAGGATTCGCTTCTGGTATTGCACACCCAATAATAGGCTTAGATCACCTTGCGTTTGTGATAGCCATTGGCTTTTTCTGCGCCTTGTGCAGAGTACGGAATATTGGATTTCCTGTAGCGCTTATTTCAGCCTCAGTTCTCGGATCTCTGGTTCGTTGGAATGAGATTTCGATTTTTTACGGGGAGCTTTTTGTCGCTGTCAGCGTTCTTGTTGCTGGTGTTTTTCTTCTTTTAAGAACGAGGAAAATGATAGCTTTTTCAGGAATTGCAACCATTGGGGCTCTATTTCACGGCTTTGCTTACGGAGAAGCGGTTATCGGTGCAGAAAGTACTCACGTAATTGCCTATTTGTTCGGATTGTCGCTTATACAGATTACGATCGCATTGACAGTTTACGGTTTGGCCGATAGGTTGATTAAGATGCATCGGAAAGATAATAATAGTATATGGGTTACGAGTGGGGCAGGGGTATCTCTTGTCGGGATGGCTCATCTAGCGTTGCTTATAGCTGCTTAG
- a CDS encoding nitrile hydratase subunit alpha — translation MTSTPTTRDDSYYTNAINALETLLVERGLLSSEELKREMEKLGSTGPETGIQVVVHAWCDEDFQNRLLRDGKGALAELGIRMGEARLKVVPNSPHVHNLICCTLCSCYPRTILGQPPRWYTTAAYRSKAVRAPRELLSEFGVSIPDDRTVRVYDSNADTRYMVLPERPDGTEGWSASELETLLNRDSLIGTSVPKIKELS, via the coding sequence ATGACCAGTACACCTACTACGCGCGATGATTCATATTATACGAATGCGATAAATGCACTTGAGACTCTTCTTGTCGAGCGAGGGCTTCTTTCTTCCGAAGAACTGAAGCGGGAAATGGAGAAGCTGGGCTCTACTGGGCCCGAAACAGGGATCCAAGTAGTTGTTCATGCATGGTGTGACGAGGATTTCCAAAATAGGCTTCTTAGGGATGGGAAAGGAGCACTCGCCGAGCTAGGCATCCGCATGGGCGAAGCTAGGCTAAAAGTGGTCCCAAACAGTCCTCATGTTCACAATTTAATTTGTTGCACCTTATGTTCCTGTTATCCGCGGACCATTCTCGGACAACCCCCTAGGTGGTACACAACAGCAGCATACCGATCAAAGGCGGTGCGGGCGCCGAGAGAACTTCTTAGCGAGTTCGGCGTTTCGATTCCGGATGATAGAACAGTGAGAGTCTACGATAGCAATGCAGACACAAGATACATGGTACTACCTGAACGCCCCGATGGCACAGAGGGATGGTCTGCATCCGAGCTCGAAACACTTTTGAACAGGGATTCCTTAATCGGTACAAGCGTACCCAAGATTAAAGAACTGTCTTGA
- a CDS encoding SH3-like domain-containing protein, whose translation MGSEIEGFDVGEVVCVRDKDVRRHMRTPRYSRNCIGIIEEYVGAFLNPEKLAEGQCDGPVINLYRVRLSMEEIWGADVEQSGDVVLLEVYEHWLSRPGAPASRKEDQ comes from the coding sequence ATGGGCTCCGAAATAGAGGGTTTCGATGTCGGCGAGGTCGTATGCGTTCGGGACAAGGACGTTCGCAGGCATATGAGAACCCCGAGGTATTCGCGAAACTGCATCGGGATTATTGAAGAATATGTCGGAGCATTCTTGAATCCCGAGAAGTTGGCAGAAGGACAATGTGACGGCCCTGTTATCAATTTGTACCGTGTCCGTCTATCCATGGAAGAGATATGGGGAGCCGACGTTGAGCAGTCTGGTGACGTCGTTCTTCTCGAAGTTTATGAACACTGGCTAAGCCGTCCGGGAGCACCAGCTAGTCGCAAGGAGGATCAGTAA
- a CDS encoding SH3-like domain-containing protein — MVHYHDIGGHNNGPVDVSDPPWEPWEIKTEAIRNLMGDPFRRLCSLDELRFSYESYGEDLYKGLSFYARRCEAMIQVLERKGVITRDELHGAMSHRGDS; from the coding sequence ATGGTTCATTATCATGACATAGGTGGCCATAACAACGGTCCAGTCGATGTAAGCGACCCCCCTTGGGAACCGTGGGAAATAAAGACGGAGGCCATACGAAACCTGATGGGTGACCCGTTTCGGCGCCTATGCTCGTTGGACGAATTGCGGTTTTCTTATGAATCGTATGGAGAAGACCTTTACAAGGGTCTGAGTTTCTACGCCCGCCGTTGTGAAGCGATGATCCAGGTTCTCGAGCGTAAAGGAGTAATTACAAGGGACGAACTCCACGGCGCCATGAGCCATAGAGGAGATTCGTGA
- a CDS encoding ABC transporter substrate-binding protein: MTAIRAIAADDNLQPERRDLSFAFLPITCATPIIVAKALGFYEEQGLNVELLRRPAWAVVRDLLISEEIDGAHMLATQPLAGAVRDAIEPDLRLICMSNKNGSALTMHIDHKDNRNPKNWKGFRFGIPFDYSIHNLLLRHYLALHGLDPDRDVSIRVYPPPEFVANLAAGNLDGGMFAEPFNQRAVWEGAAYIHTLSRDLMPDHPCCGFVMKQSMVQRFPQTAGAIFRAIASAGLYADKKENRSEIAEILSKDQYLGQPLPIMQQVMSGRYADGLGEIQEQPQRISFHPFPQELMAVWLLEQMKRWNLVEQTTSFEDVASAVFDASYARDQLSAMGIQPSTLQDQEPRVVENTYSNSN; encoded by the coding sequence ATGACGGCAATACGCGCGATCGCTGCCGACGACAACCTTCAACCAGAACGACGAGACCTTAGCTTTGCATTCCTTCCTATTACCTGCGCAACACCGATTATTGTCGCTAAAGCTCTAGGTTTCTATGAAGAGCAAGGCCTCAACGTGGAACTTCTCCGGCGCCCTGCTTGGGCAGTAGTGCGCGACTTACTCATTTCAGAGGAAATCGATGGAGCTCACATGCTAGCCACGCAGCCTCTTGCTGGGGCTGTTCGGGACGCTATAGAGCCGGACCTCAGATTAATCTGCATGTCAAACAAAAACGGTAGTGCACTCACCATGCACATTGACCATAAAGACAATAGAAACCCGAAGAACTGGAAAGGCTTCCGATTCGGTATACCTTTTGACTACTCAATCCACAACCTCTTGCTTAGGCACTATTTGGCTTTGCACGGACTTGACCCAGACCGCGATGTCTCGATCCGAGTCTACCCACCACCGGAATTCGTAGCCAACTTGGCCGCGGGGAATCTCGACGGGGGAATGTTTGCAGAGCCATTCAATCAACGCGCTGTCTGGGAGGGCGCCGCGTACATTCACACGCTATCTCGGGATTTAATGCCAGATCATCCTTGCTGCGGGTTCGTCATGAAGCAGAGTATGGTTCAACGGTTTCCACAAACCGCAGGTGCCATTTTTCGGGCTATTGCATCCGCCGGTCTTTATGCGGACAAGAAAGAAAACAGATCCGAGATTGCAGAAATTCTTTCCAAAGACCAGTATCTCGGACAACCTTTGCCAATAATGCAACAGGTTATGAGTGGCCGTTACGCTGATGGCCTCGGCGAAATCCAGGAACAACCGCAACGCATTTCCTTCCATCCTTTTCCGCAGGAATTAATGGCTGTTTGGTTGCTAGAGCAGATGAAGCGTTGGAACCTTGTAGAACAAACCACAAGCTTCGAAGATGTTGCCAGCGCTGTTTTCGACGCCAGTTACGCGCGAGATCAACTTTCCGCAATGGGCATTCAACCTTCGACATTGCAAGACCAAGAACCAAGGGTCGTGGAAAACACATACTCTAACTCCAATTAA
- a CDS encoding RAQPRD family integrative conjugative element protein translates to MRRTGIQILGIALVLVPAFAVADADAEREALSQLVHELGALEPLIDEAEAQSDPDQRIRMEYDWLRRDLERVRSGIREHIEAPRRLPRSVAPREIEPLRGDYRR, encoded by the coding sequence ATGCGGCGTACAGGAATCCAGATTCTCGGAATCGCTCTGGTCTTGGTGCCGGCGTTCGCCGTGGCGGACGCCGACGCCGAGCGAGAGGCGCTGAGCCAGCTGGTACACGAGCTGGGGGCGCTGGAGCCGCTCATCGATGAGGCGGAGGCGCAGAGCGACCCGGACCAGCGCATCCGTATGGAGTACGACTGGCTGCGGCGGGACCTGGAACGGGTCCGTTCCGGGATCCGGGAGCACATAGAGGCGCCAAGGCGTCTGCCGCGCTCCGTCGCACCGCGGGAGATCGAACCGCTGCGCGGGGACTACCGGCGATGA
- a CDS encoding TIGR03758 family integrating conjugative element protein has protein sequence MTETQAGQFAVWAGVDAQTLALAIASVVAVLYILWLTWVGLSQYRAWANNDKEASLLDVTWTFIRAAVVVMIVGFFIRPA, from the coding sequence ATGACGGAGACGCAGGCGGGCCAGTTTGCCGTGTGGGCCGGTGTCGATGCACAGACACTGGCGCTGGCCATCGCGTCCGTGGTCGCCGTTCTCTACATTCTCTGGCTGACCTGGGTCGGGCTGAGTCAGTACCGCGCCTGGGCGAATAACGACAAGGAGGCATCGCTGCTGGACGTCACCTGGACGTTCATTCGGGCTGCTGTGGTGGTGATGATCGTGGGCTTTTTCATTCGGCCCGCGTAG
- a CDS encoding TIGR03745 family integrating conjugative element membrane protein, with protein MLKRNMERARSALIGLGTAVLSVPAAANLPDAPEPEGGYEEGNWIDLMQGYLFEGGTVLATVVSMAGFVWVSWTGLTKFNEARQGKAEWGEVGLLGIAGGVLLLVIAFLLQQALAIIGG; from the coding sequence ATGCTCAAGCGCAACATGGAGCGTGCCAGGAGTGCGCTCATCGGTCTCGGCACCGCGGTGTTGTCGGTGCCGGCCGCCGCGAACCTGCCGGATGCCCCGGAGCCGGAAGGTGGCTACGAGGAGGGCAACTGGATCGACCTCATGCAGGGGTATCTCTTCGAGGGCGGCACCGTGCTCGCCACCGTCGTGTCCATGGCCGGCTTCGTATGGGTGAGCTGGACGGGGCTCACCAAGTTCAACGAGGCGCGCCAGGGCAAGGCGGAGTGGGGCGAGGTCGGCCTGCTCGGCATCGCCGGCGGCGTGCTGTTGCTGGTGATCGCGTTCCTGTTGCAGCAGGCCCTGGCCATCATCGGGGGCTGA
- a CDS encoding TIGR03750 family conjugal transfer protein: protein MADAEGHGLAERLNEEPAIFRGCSSSELVAILLAAIAFWLPVGILVGLAVGFPLMGVGGAAVFILATIFVSATVFQRVKRGRPTGYYQQLVLLTLHRAGLRRAPVILRSGFWDVGRRL from the coding sequence GTGGCGGACGCCGAGGGCCACGGGCTCGCGGAGCGGTTGAACGAGGAGCCCGCGATCTTCCGCGGGTGCTCGTCCAGCGAGCTCGTGGCGATTCTCCTGGCCGCGATCGCGTTCTGGCTGCCGGTGGGGATCCTGGTCGGGCTGGCCGTCGGCTTTCCCCTGATGGGTGTCGGGGGTGCCGCGGTGTTCATCCTTGCCACGATCTTCGTGTCCGCGACCGTCTTCCAGCGGGTCAAGCGCGGACGGCCCACCGGGTACTACCAGCAGCTGGTGCTGCTTACCCTGCACCGGGCCGGTCTGCGCCGGGCGCCGGTGATCCTGCGCAGCGGCTTCTGGGACGTAGGGAGGCGCCTGTGA
- a CDS encoding PFL_4703 family integrating conjugative element protein has translation MRYRKEVDNVRAHVNTLRVVALGLAVLCVGLWWGWQQAPEHLRVHLTPELRSGGVVAADEVVEPAVYTFALYIWQQLHRWEDDGATDYGENIWRLQGFLTPDFRRYLQQDMEDRADRGELRDRSRAIREIPGRTYDSDRVEVLADGTWRVWLDVEIREHIDGELVKELQARYPLRVVRFNVDPEINPWGLALDIEDEAAAERLEVTVDEEGS, from the coding sequence GTGAGGTATCGCAAGGAAGTCGACAACGTCCGCGCCCACGTCAACACGCTCCGGGTGGTGGCGCTGGGGCTGGCCGTGCTGTGTGTCGGGCTCTGGTGGGGATGGCAGCAGGCGCCGGAGCACCTGCGCGTGCACCTGACCCCGGAGCTGCGAAGCGGCGGAGTGGTCGCCGCCGACGAGGTCGTGGAGCCCGCCGTCTACACCTTCGCCCTCTACATCTGGCAGCAGCTGCACCGCTGGGAGGACGACGGCGCCACTGACTATGGCGAGAACATCTGGCGCCTGCAGGGGTTCCTCACGCCGGACTTCCGCCGGTACCTGCAGCAGGACATGGAGGACCGGGCGGATCGCGGGGAGCTGCGGGACCGCAGTCGCGCCATCCGCGAGATCCCGGGGCGCACCTACGACTCGGATCGGGTCGAGGTGCTGGCCGACGGCACCTGGCGCGTGTGGCTGGACGTGGAGATCCGGGAGCACATCGACGGCGAGCTGGTGAAGGAACTCCAGGCCCGGTATCCGCTGCGGGTGGTGCGCTTCAACGTGGATCCGGAGATCAACCCGTGGGGGCTCGCCCTGGACATCGAGGACGAGGCGGCGGCGGAGCGCCTGGAGGTCACCGTGGACGAGGAGGGGTCCTGA
- a CDS encoding TIGR03749 family integrating conjugative element protein, whose protein sequence is MVDRRGFIVCLAVAVLLALPQGVLADGPEGSADGQEMPESSTAVERVSWDGTPIRVVVPVDGERLVRFPGEQIRVGVPAHLEDRLRVFSNEGIAYFQAHAAFGATRVVVEELGTGRAYFLDLVAEEDPVGGDVVVHRRDGEPGQAAEVEEGDPHQNLDYIALTRFAAQQLYAPSRLRPEVAGVRQVSLDTAEVDLVRGGAVAATPLAAWRGGGYYVTAVRLTNRTREPVVLDPRDIRGEWLAATFQHARLQPAGDEADTTAVYLVSRRQFEDSFWGAR, encoded by the coding sequence ATGGTTGATCGGCGAGGATTCATCGTGTGCCTCGCTGTGGCGGTGTTGTTGGCACTGCCGCAGGGAGTGCTCGCAGACGGCCCGGAGGGCTCGGCCGACGGTCAGGAGATGCCGGAGTCTTCCACCGCGGTGGAGCGGGTGTCCTGGGACGGCACGCCCATCCGCGTGGTGGTGCCTGTCGATGGTGAGCGCCTGGTGCGGTTTCCCGGCGAGCAGATCCGGGTGGGCGTCCCTGCGCACCTGGAGGACCGGCTGCGGGTGTTCAGCAATGAGGGCATAGCGTATTTCCAGGCGCATGCCGCGTTCGGGGCGACCCGGGTGGTGGTGGAGGAACTCGGCACCGGGCGGGCCTACTTTCTGGATCTCGTTGCCGAGGAGGACCCTGTCGGCGGTGACGTGGTGGTTCACCGGCGCGATGGCGAGCCTGGCCAAGCAGCGGAGGTGGAGGAGGGTGATCCGCATCAGAACCTGGACTACATCGCGCTGACGCGTTTCGCCGCGCAGCAGCTCTATGCGCCGAGCCGGCTGCGCCCGGAAGTGGCCGGGGTGCGGCAGGTCTCTCTCGACACGGCGGAGGTGGATCTCGTGCGCGGTGGCGCCGTCGCTGCTACGCCCCTGGCGGCCTGGCGTGGTGGTGGCTACTACGTCACGGCGGTGCGGCTGACCAATCGTACGCGCGAGCCGGTGGTGCTGGATCCGCGCGACATCCGGGGTGAGTGGCTTGCCGCCACCTTCCAGCACGCGCGGTTGCAGCCCGCCGGGGACGAAGCGGATACCACGGCGGTGTACCTGGTCTCGCGGCGGCAGTTCGAGGACAGCTTCTGGGGGGCGCGCTGA